One Peromyscus leucopus breed LL Stock chromosome 2, UCI_PerLeu_2.1, whole genome shotgun sequence DNA window includes the following coding sequences:
- the Rnf38 gene encoding E3 ubiquitin-protein ligase RNF38 isoform X5 → MRPWEMTSNRQPPSVRPNQHHFSGERCNTPARNRRSPPVRRQRGRRDRLSRHNSISQDENYHHLPYAQQQAIEEPRAFHPPNVSPRLLHPAAHPPQQNAVMVDIHDQLHQGTVPVSYTVTTVAPHGIPLCTGQHIPACSTQQVPGCSVVFSGQHLPVCSVPPPMLQACSVQHLPVPYAAFPPLISSDPFLIHPPHLSPHHPPHLPPPGQFVPFQTQQSRSPLQRIENEVELLGEHLQVGSFTYPPSAHPPTLPPSAPLQFLTHDPLHQEVSFGVPYPPFMPRRLTGRSRYRSQQPIPPPPYHPSLLPYVLSMLPVPPAVGPTFSFELDVEDGEVENYEALLNLAERLGEAKPRGLTKADIEQLPSYRFNPNNHQSEQTLCVVCMCDFESRQLLRVLPCNHEFHAKCVDKWLKGNRTCPICRADASEVHRDSE, encoded by the exons ATGCGACCATGGGAGATGACATCAAATAGGCAGCCCCCTTCAGTCCGACCAAACCAACATCACTTCTCAGGGGAACGATGCAACACACCTGCACGCAACCGAAGAAG TCCTCCTGTTAGGCGTCAGCGAGGAAGAAGGGATCGTCTCTCTCGACATAATTCCATTAGTCAAGATGAAAACTATCACCATCTCCCTTATGCACAGCAGCAAGCAATAGAGGAACCTCGAGCCTTCCACCCTCCGAATGTATCTCCCCGTCTGTTACATCCAGCTGCTCATCCACCCCAGCAGAATGCAGTCATGGTTGACATCCATGACCAG ctcCATCAAGGAACAGTTCCTGTCTCCTACACAGTAACCACGGTGGCACCCCATGGGATTCCACTCTGCACAGGCCAGCACATCCCTGCTTGCAGTACACAACAGGTCCCAGGATGCTCTGTGGTCTTCAGTGGACAACACCTACCTGTCTGTAGTGTGCCTCCTCCA atgCTTCAGGCATGTTCAGTTCAGCACTTACCAGTACCATATGCTGCGTTTCCGCCCCTTATTTCTAGCGATCCATTTCTTATACATCCTCCTCACCTGTCTCCCCATCATCCTCCTCACTTGCCACCACCAGGCCAATTTGTCCCTTTCCAAACACAGCAGTCACGATCG CCTCTTCAGAGGATAGAAAATGAAGTGGAACTCTTAGGAGAGCATCTTCAAGTAGGCAGTTTTACTTATCCCCCTTCGGCCCATCCCCCAACATTACCTCCGTCAGCTCCTTTGCAGTTCCTGACACATGATCCTTTGCATCAGGAGGTGTCCTTTGGCGTA CCTTACCCTCCGTTTATGCCTCGGAGACTCACAGGACGCAGTAGATACCGATCCCAGCAGCCAATACCACCTCCCCCTTATCATCCCAGCTTACTGCCATATGTGCT ATCAATGCTTCCAGTACCACCTGCAGTGGGCCCAACTTTCAGCTTTGAATTGGATGTGGAAGATGGAGAAGTAGAAAATTACGAG GCCCTGCTAAACCTGGCGGAGCGGCTGGGAGAGGCGAAGCCGCGGGGACTGACTAAAGCAGATATTGAACAGCTGCCTTCCTACAGGTTCAACCCCAACAACCACCAGTCGGAGCAGACTCT GTGTGTAGTATGCATGTGTGATTTTGAGTCAAGGCAGCTTCTTAGAGTCTTACCCTGTAATCACGAGTTCCATGCCAAGTGTGTCGATAAATGGCTTAAG GGAAATCGTACTTGCCCAATTTGCCGAGCTGATGCTTCAGAAGTGCATCGGGATTCCGAGTGA
- the Rnf38 gene encoding E3 ubiquitin-protein ligase RNF38 isoform X4 — translation MRESEDSPSPKRQRLSHSVFDYTSASPAPSPPMRPWEMTSNRQPPSVRPNQHHFSGERCNTPARNRRSPPVRRQRGRRDRLSRHNSISQDENYHHLPYAQQQAIEEPRAFHPPNVSPRLLHPAAHPPQQNAVMVDIHDQLHQGTVPVSYTVTTVAPHGIPLCTGQHIPACSTQQVPGCSVVFSGQHLPVCSVPPPMLQACSVQHLPVPYAAFPPLISSDPFLIHPPHLSPHHPPHLPPPGQFVPFQTQQSRSPLQRIENEVELLGEHLQVGSFTYPPSAHPPTLPPSAPLQFLTHDPLHQEVSFGVPYPPFMPRRLTGRSRYRSQQPIPPPPYHPSLLPYVLSMLPVPPAVGPTFSFELDVEDGEVENYEALLNLAERLGEAKPRGLTKADIEQLPSYRFNPNNHQSEQTLCVVCMCDFESRQLLRVLPCNHEFHAKCVDKWLKGNRTCPICRADASEVHRDSE, via the exons AGTGAAGATAGTCCAAGTCCTAAGAGACAGCGCCTCTCTCATTCAGTCTTTGATTATACGTCAGCATCACCAGCTCCCTCCCCACCAATGCGACCATGGGAGATGACATCAAATAGGCAGCCCCCTTCAGTCCGACCAAACCAACATCACTTCTCAGGGGAACGATGCAACACACCTGCACGCAACCGAAGAAG TCCTCCTGTTAGGCGTCAGCGAGGAAGAAGGGATCGTCTCTCTCGACATAATTCCATTAGTCAAGATGAAAACTATCACCATCTCCCTTATGCACAGCAGCAAGCAATAGAGGAACCTCGAGCCTTCCACCCTCCGAATGTATCTCCCCGTCTGTTACATCCAGCTGCTCATCCACCCCAGCAGAATGCAGTCATGGTTGACATCCATGACCAG ctcCATCAAGGAACAGTTCCTGTCTCCTACACAGTAACCACGGTGGCACCCCATGGGATTCCACTCTGCACAGGCCAGCACATCCCTGCTTGCAGTACACAACAGGTCCCAGGATGCTCTGTGGTCTTCAGTGGACAACACCTACCTGTCTGTAGTGTGCCTCCTCCA atgCTTCAGGCATGTTCAGTTCAGCACTTACCAGTACCATATGCTGCGTTTCCGCCCCTTATTTCTAGCGATCCATTTCTTATACATCCTCCTCACCTGTCTCCCCATCATCCTCCTCACTTGCCACCACCAGGCCAATTTGTCCCTTTCCAAACACAGCAGTCACGATCG CCTCTTCAGAGGATAGAAAATGAAGTGGAACTCTTAGGAGAGCATCTTCAAGTAGGCAGTTTTACTTATCCCCCTTCGGCCCATCCCCCAACATTACCTCCGTCAGCTCCTTTGCAGTTCCTGACACATGATCCTTTGCATCAGGAGGTGTCCTTTGGCGTA CCTTACCCTCCGTTTATGCCTCGGAGACTCACAGGACGCAGTAGATACCGATCCCAGCAGCCAATACCACCTCCCCCTTATCATCCCAGCTTACTGCCATATGTGCT ATCAATGCTTCCAGTACCACCTGCAGTGGGCCCAACTTTCAGCTTTGAATTGGATGTGGAAGATGGAGAAGTAGAAAATTACGAG GCCCTGCTAAACCTGGCGGAGCGGCTGGGAGAGGCGAAGCCGCGGGGACTGACTAAAGCAGATATTGAACAGCTGCCTTCCTACAGGTTCAACCCCAACAACCACCAGTCGGAGCAGACTCT GTGTGTAGTATGCATGTGTGATTTTGAGTCAAGGCAGCTTCTTAGAGTCTTACCCTGTAATCACGAGTTCCATGCCAAGTGTGTCGATAAATGGCTTAAG GGAAATCGTACTTGCCCAATTTGCCGAGCTGATGCTTCAGAAGTGCATCGGGATTCCGAGTGA
- the Rnf38 gene encoding E3 ubiquitin-protein ligase RNF38 isoform X3 encodes MREISPGANSAPLPGHPNKGICERSEDSPSPKRQRLSHSVFDYTSASPAPSPPMRPWEMTSNRQPPSVRPNQHHFSGERCNTPARNRRSPPVRRQRGRRDRLSRHNSISQDENYHHLPYAQQQAIEEPRAFHPPNVSPRLLHPAAHPPQQNAVMVDIHDQLHQGTVPVSYTVTTVAPHGIPLCTGQHIPACSTQQVPGCSVVFSGQHLPVCSVPPPMLQACSVQHLPVPYAAFPPLISSDPFLIHPPHLSPHHPPHLPPPGQFVPFQTQQSRSPLQRIENEVELLGEHLQVGSFTYPPSAHPPTLPPSAPLQFLTHDPLHQEVSFGVPYPPFMPRRLTGRSRYRSQQPIPPPPYHPSLLPYVLSMLPVPPAVGPTFSFELDVEDGEVENYEALLNLAERLGEAKPRGLTKADIEQLPSYRFNPNNHQSEQTLCVVCMCDFESRQLLRVLPCNHEFHAKCVDKWLKGNRTCPICRADASEVHRDSE; translated from the exons AGTGAAGATAGTCCAAGTCCTAAGAGACAGCGCCTCTCTCATTCAGTCTTTGATTATACGTCAGCATCACCAGCTCCCTCCCCACCAATGCGACCATGGGAGATGACATCAAATAGGCAGCCCCCTTCAGTCCGACCAAACCAACATCACTTCTCAGGGGAACGATGCAACACACCTGCACGCAACCGAAGAAG TCCTCCTGTTAGGCGTCAGCGAGGAAGAAGGGATCGTCTCTCTCGACATAATTCCATTAGTCAAGATGAAAACTATCACCATCTCCCTTATGCACAGCAGCAAGCAATAGAGGAACCTCGAGCCTTCCACCCTCCGAATGTATCTCCCCGTCTGTTACATCCAGCTGCTCATCCACCCCAGCAGAATGCAGTCATGGTTGACATCCATGACCAG ctcCATCAAGGAACAGTTCCTGTCTCCTACACAGTAACCACGGTGGCACCCCATGGGATTCCACTCTGCACAGGCCAGCACATCCCTGCTTGCAGTACACAACAGGTCCCAGGATGCTCTGTGGTCTTCAGTGGACAACACCTACCTGTCTGTAGTGTGCCTCCTCCA atgCTTCAGGCATGTTCAGTTCAGCACTTACCAGTACCATATGCTGCGTTTCCGCCCCTTATTTCTAGCGATCCATTTCTTATACATCCTCCTCACCTGTCTCCCCATCATCCTCCTCACTTGCCACCACCAGGCCAATTTGTCCCTTTCCAAACACAGCAGTCACGATCG CCTCTTCAGAGGATAGAAAATGAAGTGGAACTCTTAGGAGAGCATCTTCAAGTAGGCAGTTTTACTTATCCCCCTTCGGCCCATCCCCCAACATTACCTCCGTCAGCTCCTTTGCAGTTCCTGACACATGATCCTTTGCATCAGGAGGTGTCCTTTGGCGTA CCTTACCCTCCGTTTATGCCTCGGAGACTCACAGGACGCAGTAGATACCGATCCCAGCAGCCAATACCACCTCCCCCTTATCATCCCAGCTTACTGCCATATGTGCT ATCAATGCTTCCAGTACCACCTGCAGTGGGCCCAACTTTCAGCTTTGAATTGGATGTGGAAGATGGAGAAGTAGAAAATTACGAG GCCCTGCTAAACCTGGCGGAGCGGCTGGGAGAGGCGAAGCCGCGGGGACTGACTAAAGCAGATATTGAACAGCTGCCTTCCTACAGGTTCAACCCCAACAACCACCAGTCGGAGCAGACTCT GTGTGTAGTATGCATGTGTGATTTTGAGTCAAGGCAGCTTCTTAGAGTCTTACCCTGTAATCACGAGTTCCATGCCAAGTGTGTCGATAAATGGCTTAAG GGAAATCGTACTTGCCCAATTTGCCGAGCTGATGCTTCAGAAGTGCATCGGGATTCCGAGTGA